The following are from one region of the Leptospira terpstrae serovar Hualin str. LT 11-33 = ATCC 700639 genome:
- a CDS encoding APC family permease gives MGGSRVYFAMARDGVFLPSFSKIHPKWHSPYVSIFFQAFVAILFLFVKEIEALLYMITCSILILSCLTAATPFRFEKMGMKSDYKIPLYPLPIFLYIFANIAVMTILFIEKPITAGWGLMITLIALPVYYGFRLDQKMVKVKK, from the coding sequence ATTGGGGGAAGTCGGGTATACTTTGCTATGGCAAGAGATGGAGTGTTTCTACCCTCTTTTTCCAAAATCCATCCCAAATGGCATAGTCCCTATGTTTCTATATTTTTTCAGGCCTTTGTAGCGATTCTTTTTTTGTTTGTGAAAGAAATCGAAGCACTACTTTATATGATCACTTGTTCCATTCTCATTTTGTCTTGTCTTACAGCGGCGACACCGTTTCGATTTGAAAAGATGGGAATGAAATCCGATTACAAAATCCCTTTGTATCCTTTGCCTATTTTTCTTTATATTTTTGCAAACATTGCCGTTATGACCATTCTCTTTATTGAAAAACCAATCACTGCAGGATGGGGACTGATGATCACTCTCATTGCCCTTCCTGTGTATTACGGATTTCGATTAGATCAAAAGATGGTCAAAGTAAAAAAATAA
- a CDS encoding potassium/proton antiporter gives MIDSFTLQALVISTLILFSILSSKLFFRFGFPILLIFLTFGMLAGADGPGGIDFSDYSLAQSIGIFALIYILFLGGLESEWDSLKNFLAVGIRLSIIGTVLTALILGVVIHYLFPVLGFMESFLLGSIVSATDAASVFNIFKTDSTDLPVHLKKIIEFESGSNDAVGVLLTTIFMNLLSADASFSGFQFFRFFVMQVLVGMMMGYSLGILILYLMNSVKLGYDGLYLVFITASVPFIYAVTTVFQGNGFLAVYIAGIIVGRNKFIHKKSIFRFLNGYVWILQIGMFLCFGLLVYPTRMANIWVPGLLIGVLLILFARPLAVFISLFRVNLPVREKLFISWVGLRGASPIILATFPIAQGLVWGDLLFHIVFFVVLVSLLIQGSLIPKVAQWLGILKKDPDRKIYHPTDFDNIEFPGMTLQELIVPYNSSVVDKALFEIKLPEQSHILLIARGEQFLIPSGNTQVKGGDVVWVLAKDDVMPIIGRTFMAIA, from the coding sequence ATGATCGATAGTTTTACCTTACAAGCTCTAGTCATCTCTACACTCATTCTATTTTCCATTTTATCGAGTAAACTATTCTTCCGTTTTGGATTTCCTATTCTTCTTATTTTCTTAACCTTTGGTATGTTAGCTGGTGCTGATGGTCCTGGAGGGATTGATTTTAGCGATTATAGTTTGGCTCAGTCCATAGGTATTTTTGCACTGATTTATATTTTATTTTTAGGTGGACTTGAAAGTGAGTGGGATAGTTTAAAAAACTTTCTAGCTGTAGGGATTCGCCTCTCTATCATTGGAACGGTCCTTACCGCACTCATTTTAGGTGTGGTCATTCATTATTTATTTCCTGTGCTTGGATTTATGGAATCCTTTTTACTCGGATCCATTGTCAGTGCCACAGATGCAGCTTCTGTTTTTAATATTTTTAAGACAGACTCTACGGACTTACCAGTTCATTTAAAAAAGATCATTGAATTTGAATCTGGATCTAATGATGCAGTGGGAGTTTTACTCACCACCATCTTTATGAATCTACTCAGTGCCGATGCTAGCTTTAGTGGATTCCAGTTCTTTCGATTTTTTGTAATGCAAGTCCTTGTAGGGATGATGATGGGGTACAGTTTGGGGATTCTCATTCTCTATTTGATGAACTCCGTCAAACTGGGGTATGACGGTCTATATTTAGTTTTTATCACCGCATCCGTTCCTTTCATTTATGCAGTGACTACTGTCTTTCAAGGCAATGGATTTTTAGCCGTTTACATTGCAGGCATCATTGTTGGAAGAAACAAATTCATTCATAAAAAATCCATCTTTCGTTTTCTCAATGGATATGTTTGGATTTTGCAAATTGGAATGTTCCTTTGTTTCGGGTTGTTGGTTTATCCCACACGAATGGCCAATATTTGGGTCCCGGGACTTTTGATTGGGGTATTACTAATCCTCTTTGCAAGACCATTGGCAGTTTTTATTTCCTTATTCCGTGTGAACTTACCTGTCAGAGAAAAGTTGTTCATTTCTTGGGTGGGACTTCGCGGTGCCTCCCCCATCATCCTTGCCACATTCCCGATTGCCCAAGGTCTTGTTTGGGGAGATTTACTTTTCCATATTGTATTCTTTGTAGTTCTTGTATCCTTACTCATCCAAGGATCTCTCATTCCCAAAGTGGCACAATGGTTAGGAATATTAAAAAAAGATCCTGATCGTAAAATTTATCATCCCACGGACTTTGATAACATCGAGTTCCCAGGTATGACCTTGCAAGAGTTAATTGTTCCCTATAACTCCAGTGTGGTGGACAAAGCATTGTTTGAAATTAAACTTCCTGAACAATCTCATATCCTACTCATTGCTCGGGGGGAACAGTTTTTGATTCCTTCAGGAAACACCCAAGTAAAAGGCGGGGATGTGGTTTGGGTTTTGGCTAAAGACGATGTAATGCCTATCATTGGTAGAACCTTTATGGCAATCGCATAA
- the bcp gene encoding thioredoxin-dependent thiol peroxidase gives MLEVGKKAPNFTSSNQNGEKVKLADLTGKNGIVVYFYPRDMTPGCTTEACDFRDNFARLKKFGFNVIGISKDNPKSHTKFIEKQEINFDLISDETGEICEAYGVWREKVFMGRKGMGIVRSTFLLDSSLKIKKIYDSVKVKGHVEEIIKDIQEIQGK, from the coding sequence ATGTTGGAAGTAGGCAAAAAAGCCCCCAATTTTACAAGTAGCAACCAAAATGGCGAAAAAGTAAAACTCGCAGACCTAACAGGAAAAAATGGGATCGTTGTTTATTTTTATCCCAGAGACATGACACCAGGATGCACAACAGAAGCTTGTGACTTCCGAGATAATTTTGCTAGGCTCAAAAAATTTGGATTCAATGTGATTGGTATCTCCAAAGACAATCCCAAATCTCATACTAAGTTCATCGAAAAACAAGAAATCAACTTTGACTTAATCTCGGATGAAACGGGTGAAATTTGTGAAGCCTATGGCGTTTGGAGAGAAAAAGTATTTATGGGAAGGAAGGGAATGGGAATCGTCAGATCCACCTTCCTTTTAGACAGTTCTCTCAAAATCAAAAAAATCTATGACAGCGTGAAGGTAAAAGGACACGTTGAAGAAATCATCAAAGACATTCAGGAAATCCAAGGGAAATGA
- a CDS encoding leucyl aminopeptidase, which translates to MKIEISPLQIQIGAPKSGSYYKLIPIFQEDVKEELGKKFPVQIETKVFSGELGKEFRDESEQSIYLGLGEKEKLNFRKFISQFFKYGEKILSYDGMGLEIIISKSLSKKFSADRIAYQIANTLFIGSYPVSVLQTKKKEKKKVGAVYLKFEDKTVVSLAESGLSKSKIVAKHVNGARHIAHLPANYFTPDDFVSRSKEIAKEYKLSIKVWNEPQLKKEGLGGILAVARGSELQGKMVILEYKPAKAKKKFAIVGKGLTFDTGGISLKPPGEMHEMKYDMCGAAATIHAIGAIAALQLPIHIVAAIGVAENMPDGKAIKPGDVYTAYNGTTVEVQNTDAEGRLVLGDVLSYVSKNYKPDYMVDLATLTGAVIIALGHEAAAVLTNSDPLREALFKASETSDDRVWELPLWEEYGEDLKSDIADLKNITGGGKGAGTISAGIFLSKFVDESINWAHIDIAGAAWRKKKSGTQFHGPTGYGVRLLVDLANELAKK; encoded by the coding sequence ATGAAAATAGAAATCTCTCCACTACAAATCCAAATCGGTGCCCCAAAATCCGGCTCTTATTACAAACTCATTCCTATCTTCCAAGAGGATGTGAAAGAAGAATTGGGGAAAAAATTCCCGGTCCAAATAGAAACAAAAGTTTTTTCTGGAGAATTAGGAAAAGAATTTCGAGACGAATCCGAACAGAGCATCTATCTTGGATTAGGTGAAAAGGAAAAACTAAATTTCAGAAAGTTCATCTCTCAGTTTTTTAAATACGGCGAAAAAATATTAAGTTATGATGGAATGGGCCTTGAAATCATCATTTCAAAATCTCTTTCTAAAAAATTCTCTGCGGACCGAATCGCATACCAAATTGCCAATACACTTTTTATCGGTAGTTATCCGGTCTCTGTTTTACAAACAAAGAAAAAAGAAAAGAAGAAAGTGGGAGCAGTATATTTAAAATTTGAAGATAAAACGGTAGTTAGTTTAGCAGAATCTGGTTTATCAAAAAGTAAAATTGTCGCAAAACACGTCAATGGTGCTCGCCATATAGCGCACCTTCCTGCAAACTACTTCACTCCTGATGACTTTGTTTCTCGTTCTAAAGAAATTGCAAAAGAGTACAAACTGTCCATTAAGGTTTGGAACGAACCGCAATTGAAAAAAGAAGGTCTTGGTGGGATCCTAGCTGTAGCACGCGGATCGGAACTCCAAGGAAAAATGGTTATTTTGGAATACAAACCAGCCAAAGCCAAAAAGAAATTTGCCATTGTAGGAAAAGGTTTAACTTTTGATACCGGCGGAATTTCACTCAAACCCCCTGGGGAAATGCATGAAATGAAGTATGATATGTGCGGGGCTGCAGCCACCATACACGCGATTGGTGCCATTGCTGCACTTCAACTTCCGATCCATATTGTTGCGGCCATTGGTGTGGCAGAAAATATGCCAGATGGGAAAGCAATCAAACCTGGTGATGTGTATACTGCTTATAATGGAACTACAGTAGAAGTACAAAACACAGATGCCGAAGGAAGGCTTGTACTTGGGGACGTTTTATCCTATGTTTCCAAAAACTACAAACCAGACTACATGGTGGATCTCGCAACTCTCACAGGGGCTGTCATCATTGCCCTTGGTCATGAAGCAGCGGCCGTCCTTACTAATTCAGATCCGTTACGCGAAGCACTCTTTAAGGCTTCTGAAACATCGGATGACAGGGTTTGGGAACTTCCTCTTTGGGAAGAATACGGCGAAGATTTGAAATCAGACATTGCTGATTTGAAAAACATCACTGGTGGGGGGAAAGGGGCAGGAACCATTTCTGCAGGAATTTTTCTTTCCAAGTTTGTGGATGAATCCATCAATTGGGCTCATATTGACATTGCCGGTGCTGCTTGGAGAAAGAAAAAATCGGGAACACAATTCCACGGTCCTACTGGATATGGAGTGCGACTGTTAGTTGACTTAGCAAACGAGTTAGCGAAAAAGTAA
- a CDS encoding MFS transporter, with protein sequence MDFKFSTYHVFVVGLLAFLQFTVVLDFMILSPLGVLVMKELQISTQQFGFVVSAYAFSAGISGIIAAGFADRFDRKKMLLFFYIGFVVATFLCGIATNYIFLFGARILTGVFAGVLSSISFAIVADLFPLQVRGRVMGFIMTAFAASQVFGLPIGIFISNLWGWQSPFLMIAGISGTVGFLIFFFLKPLTTHLDNKTERHAFMHLVKTLTEPKYFPAYIATTLLATGGFMLMPFGSAFSVHNLGVKLEDLPLVYMVTGVVSMLGGPLMGRLSDWIGKYKMFVIASFLAAVIIIYYTKMQVTPLPMVIFINSILFVFVAARMISANALTSAVPDLHDRGAFMAISSSVQQISGGIAASVAGLIVVQTPSGYMERYETLGYVVAGAILITVILMYNVNQIALSKHSK encoded by the coding sequence ATGGATTTTAAGTTCTCTACATATCATGTTTTTGTAGTTGGTTTACTGGCTTTTTTACAATTCACCGTTGTCCTAGATTTTATGATACTTTCTCCGCTAGGAGTTTTGGTCATGAAAGAATTACAAATTTCAACACAACAGTTTGGGTTTGTCGTTTCGGCTTATGCATTCAGTGCTGGGATCTCCGGAATCATTGCCGCAGGTTTTGCCGATCGTTTTGATCGCAAAAAGATGTTACTATTTTTTTACATAGGTTTTGTGGTAGCTACCTTTCTCTGCGGAATCGCAACTAATTACATCTTTTTATTTGGGGCAAGAATCTTAACGGGAGTTTTCGCAGGGGTTCTTTCCTCTATATCCTTTGCCATTGTTGCCGACTTATTTCCTCTTCAAGTAAGAGGCCGGGTTATGGGTTTTATTATGACAGCCTTTGCTGCAAGTCAAGTTTTTGGACTACCCATTGGTATCTTTATCTCTAATTTATGGGGATGGCAGTCTCCTTTTTTAATGATAGCAGGGATCAGTGGAACTGTAGGGTTTCTGATTTTTTTCTTTTTAAAACCTCTCACAACTCATCTTGATAACAAAACAGAAAGACATGCTTTTATGCATCTTGTGAAAACACTCACAGAACCTAAATATTTTCCGGCGTATATTGCAACGACCTTACTGGCAACCGGTGGTTTTATGCTGATGCCATTTGGTTCAGCGTTTTCTGTTCACAATCTTGGGGTAAAATTAGAAGATTTACCTTTAGTTTATATGGTTACAGGAGTTGTATCTATGTTAGGTGGTCCACTTATGGGTAGATTGAGTGATTGGATAGGCAAATACAAGATGTTTGTCATTGCATCATTCCTTGCTGCAGTGATCATCATTTATTACACAAAAATGCAAGTCACACCTTTACCAATGGTTATTTTTATCAATTCCATTCTTTTTGTATTTGTTGCTGCACGAATGATTTCTGCCAATGCATTGACTTCGGCAGTTCCCGACTTACATGATCGAGGTGCCTTTATGGCGATTAGTTCTTCTGTCCAACAGATTTCCGGAGGTATTGCTGCCTCTGTAGCAGGACTCATTGTTGTACAAACTCCTAGCGGTTATATGGAAAGGTATGAGACATTAGGGTATGTAGTGGCAGGAGCGATTTTAATTACCGTGATCTTAATGTATAATGTGAATCAAATCGCTCTGAGTAAACATTCCAAATAA
- a CDS encoding SpoIIE family protein phosphatase, translating into MKFFRIAFLLFLYFPISLWALPVDLTKNWNVKKGWWESEVPTGTGWIPLESLPLVSIKSQLEFPDGKLQQITMVKPFLLSEIDFKETESDSFALHIPYLSNVYKVYINGELVSKSGILEKDHITESGYKRNILIKLSRNLLRVGKNEIRVLLASEPGEELNFYKVFNDYVTSIDRYTVLEKVEDEYATFMLLFLYFFVGIYHGLFYWKRRNETYNLYFALFAVFLSAYMYFRSQAIYRWEVDPFTTTKIEYFIVFLTPTWLLLFVDSFFRKRISPITKGYFGFSLFLAVLQFFVNRASSVILLRVWQGSVLAFSVVLFYITVRAVMKNNKDAKRLLIGIFFLMFTAIWDILGASGMIPIQNLNLSRFGFLFFVLGIAVVLANRFLRVHKQVEELNANLERKVVQRTNELQETLTRVQELKIQQDGDYFLTSLLLDPLNDSKKSHSKMIGIQSYTKQKKEFEFKGKIKEIGGDLIICDDIVLNGKKYFVFINGDAMGKSIQGAGGALVLGVVFLSFIKRTQLLLESQSKSPERWMKECFYELQTIFESFDGSMLVSVVLGLVEEETGVLYYLNAEHPWTVLYRDGVASFIEDELELRKIGTKGMAGQVRIRVFVLEQGDVLFIGSDGRDDLILETGSDGSRVMNEDETKFLQVVGESKGELEQIVMNLQSIGSFSDDLTLLRLEWMGSAKRMSSSSLNSVGTDHFLYSELQSVLESGNAEETYKTIERMLTNENLEDDVRINLLREKSRISLLLKRFDSAVESLESIFPYFVTDNEILLQLSYAYRKSKNVRKAVEIGERLRARDPKHIRNLINLVECYRLLKNKERARKILERLGTTSPENSQYLKLKEILDKEL; encoded by the coding sequence ATGAAATTTTTCAGAATTGCCTTTCTTCTCTTTCTTTATTTTCCCATCTCTCTTTGGGCATTGCCAGTGGATCTTACAAAAAACTGGAATGTCAAAAAAGGTTGGTGGGAATCGGAAGTTCCTACAGGCACTGGTTGGATTCCTTTAGAATCTCTTCCTCTTGTATCTATCAAATCACAGTTGGAATTTCCCGATGGGAAATTGCAACAAATCACAATGGTAAAACCATTTCTTTTATCAGAAATCGATTTTAAGGAAACGGAATCGGATTCTTTTGCCTTACACATTCCCTATCTTTCCAATGTGTACAAAGTGTACATAAATGGAGAGTTGGTTTCGAAAAGTGGGATTTTAGAAAAAGATCATATCACTGAAAGTGGGTACAAAAGAAATATCCTCATCAAACTGTCTCGGAATTTATTACGAGTTGGAAAAAATGAAATTCGAGTTCTTCTTGCGTCAGAACCAGGAGAAGAATTAAATTTTTATAAAGTATTTAATGATTACGTTACATCTATAGATCGTTATACGGTACTAGAAAAAGTTGAGGATGAATATGCAACCTTTATGTTGTTATTTTTATACTTTTTTGTTGGAATTTACCATGGTTTGTTTTATTGGAAACGACGAAATGAAACATACAATCTTTACTTTGCACTCTTCGCTGTATTTTTATCCGCTTATATGTATTTTAGATCCCAAGCCATTTACAGGTGGGAGGTGGACCCTTTTACCACAACAAAAATAGAATACTTTATCGTGTTTTTGACACCCACCTGGCTTTTGTTATTCGTTGATTCTTTTTTTCGTAAACGAATCAGTCCCATTACAAAAGGGTATTTTGGATTTAGCCTATTTTTGGCGGTTTTACAATTTTTTGTGAATCGGGCAAGTTCCGTGATTCTTTTGCGGGTTTGGCAAGGATCTGTTTTGGCATTTAGTGTAGTTTTGTTTTATATCACTGTACGTGCAGTGATGAAAAACAATAAAGACGCCAAGCGTTTGTTAATTGGAATATTCTTTTTGATGTTTACGGCCATTTGGGATATTTTGGGTGCTTCGGGCATGATCCCCATCCAAAATTTAAATTTATCTAGGTTTGGCTTTTTGTTTTTTGTGCTCGGGATTGCCGTTGTGTTGGCAAATCGGTTTTTGCGGGTGCATAAACAAGTAGAAGAATTGAATGCCAACTTAGAAAGAAAGGTAGTTCAAAGAACAAATGAATTGCAAGAAACTCTCACTAGGGTTCAGGAATTAAAAATCCAACAAGATGGAGATTATTTTTTAACTTCGTTACTCCTTGATCCACTAAACGATTCAAAAAAATCCCATTCCAAAATGATTGGGATCCAATCTTATACTAAACAAAAGAAGGAATTCGAGTTCAAAGGAAAAATTAAAGAAATTGGCGGAGACCTAATCATCTGTGATGACATTGTTTTGAATGGTAAAAAGTACTTCGTATTTATTAACGGAGATGCGATGGGGAAATCCATCCAAGGTGCCGGTGGTGCCCTTGTGTTAGGTGTTGTTTTTTTATCCTTTATTAAACGCACACAGCTTTTATTGGAAAGTCAATCTAAGTCTCCAGAACGATGGATGAAAGAATGTTTTTACGAACTCCAAACTATATTTGAATCCTTTGATGGATCCATGCTCGTTTCCGTTGTCCTGGGACTTGTGGAAGAAGAAACGGGAGTTTTGTATTATCTCAATGCTGAACATCCTTGGACTGTTTTGTATAGGGATGGTGTTGCTTCTTTTATTGAAGATGAGTTGGAACTTCGAAAGATTGGAACCAAAGGGATGGCGGGACAAGTTCGCATTCGAGTCTTTGTTTTGGAACAGGGGGATGTTCTTTTTATTGGTTCGGATGGTCGTGATGATTTGATTTTAGAAACGGGATCTGATGGATCACGTGTGATGAATGAAGATGAAACCAAATTTTTACAAGTGGTTGGCGAGTCGAAAGGAGAATTGGAACAAATTGTAATGAACCTGCAGTCTATAGGAAGTTTTTCTGATGACCTAACTTTGTTACGTTTGGAATGGATGGGTTCAGCCAAAAGAATGAGTTCTTCTTCACTTAATTCTGTCGGAACAGATCATTTTTTATATTCCGAACTCCAATCGGTCTTGGAATCAGGGAATGCTGAAGAAACCTATAAAACCATAGAACGAATGTTAACCAATGAAAATCTGGAAGATGATGTTCGAATCAATTTACTTCGAGAAAAGTCTCGCATTTCACTTTTATTGAAACGATTTGATTCCGCTGTAGAATCTTTAGAATCCATTTTCCCCTATTTTGTAACAGACAATGAAATTCTTTTACAATTGAGTTATGCATATAGAAAATCAAAAAATGTACGTAAGGCTGTAGAGATTGGAGAGAGGTTACGTGCGAGGGATCCGAAACATATCAGGAATTTAATCAATTTAGTAGAATGTTACAGACTTTTGAAAAACAAAGAACGGGCTCGTAAAATTCTGGAAAGACTCGGGACCACTTCCCCTGAAAATTCCCAATATTTAAAGCTCAAAGAAATTTTGGACAAAGAACTTTAG
- a CDS encoding Ppx/GppA phosphatase family protein, translating into MLPFSQILRKPNPAFRTEKILAAIDLGTNSFHIVVVKLRPDGTLEYLTKEKESVRLGSGSSDYAVIQEDAIERGIACLKRFQSLADSYKAEIRAVATSALREAENRQVFLDRAEKETGIQIQVISGNEEARLIYLGILQGLPVFDKRILLIDIGGGSTELLIGEKGEILFSTSLKLGAIRLTEKYLKKDPLNATDMQKCRIHIESVLSAFLPQIETWKPFMVVGSSGTISSVASIVLEKKMEKRDRLNGTEITIDQFKEARKQVLDADSLKKRLKIPGLDAKRGDIIVGGVLVLDEVLQRIKAPSITVSDFALREGIVYDTIESWYRHTDSSLPPLDNIREKAIKTVANLYPAGKKHAEAVAKITLQMFDDLKDLHKLGNLERDYLETACYLHQVGLCISHHNYHKHSYYIIKNSEAMVGFSNAEIEIIALLARYHRKGGPKGKHEEFKALRVEDQLLVKKLASFLRIGDGLDRSEKSIIERLDAVVEKGKVVCRLYHKKGEDPNLEIWSVAEKKDLFEETYGVFLDFQTFTL; encoded by the coding sequence ATGCTTCCTTTCTCACAAATTTTAAGAAAACCCAATCCTGCATTTCGCACGGAAAAGATACTCGCTGCCATTGATTTAGGCACAAATTCTTTCCATATCGTCGTCGTAAAACTAAGACCGGATGGTACACTTGAATATCTGACCAAAGAAAAGGAATCGGTAAGACTAGGTAGTGGTAGCAGTGATTATGCGGTCATTCAGGAAGATGCTATAGAGAGAGGGATCGCTTGTCTCAAGCGGTTTCAGTCCCTTGCTGACTCTTATAAGGCCGAAATCCGAGCCGTTGCCACAAGTGCCCTCAGAGAAGCTGAGAACCGCCAAGTATTTCTCGACCGAGCAGAGAAGGAGACGGGAATCCAAATCCAAGTCATCTCCGGAAATGAGGAAGCACGCCTCATTTATTTAGGGATTTTGCAAGGCCTACCTGTCTTTGACAAACGAATCCTTCTCATCGACATCGGGGGAGGGAGTACAGAACTCCTTATTGGAGAAAAGGGAGAGATTCTTTTTTCCACTAGTTTAAAACTCGGGGCCATTCGGTTAACAGAAAAGTATCTAAAGAAGGATCCATTGAATGCCACCGATATGCAAAAATGTCGGATTCATATTGAATCAGTGTTATCTGCTTTTTTACCACAAATTGAAACTTGGAAACCGTTTATGGTTGTGGGAAGTTCTGGAACTATATCCTCCGTTGCCTCGATTGTCCTAGAAAAAAAGATGGAAAAACGGGACAGATTGAACGGAACAGAAATTACGATCGATCAGTTTAAAGAAGCCCGCAAACAAGTGTTAGATGCTGATAGTCTTAAGAAAAGATTAAAAATCCCTGGCCTTGATGCCAAAAGGGGAGATATCATTGTGGGTGGAGTTTTAGTATTGGATGAGGTTTTACAAAGGATCAAAGCCCCTTCCATTACAGTAAGTGATTTTGCGCTTCGAGAGGGTATTGTCTATGATACGATTGAATCTTGGTACAGACATACGGATTCCTCCCTTCCTCCCTTGGATAATATTCGAGAAAAAGCCATCAAAACTGTTGCTAATCTATATCCAGCCGGAAAAAAACATGCAGAAGCTGTGGCAAAGATCACCTTGCAGATGTTTGATGATTTGAAAGATTTACACAAATTAGGAAATTTGGAACGCGATTATTTGGAGACAGCTTGTTATTTGCACCAAGTAGGCTTATGTATCTCTCACCACAACTACCATAAACATAGTTATTATATCATCAAAAACTCAGAAGCCATGGTCGGCTTTTCCAATGCAGAAATAGAAATCATTGCTCTCCTTGCCCGTTATCATAGGAAGGGTGGCCCTAAAGGAAAACATGAAGAGTTCAAAGCCTTACGAGTAGAAGACCAACTCCTAGTAAAGAAATTAGCTTCCTTTCTGCGCATTGGCGATGGACTTGACCGATCGGAAAAATCTATCATCGAAAGATTGGATGCAGTAGTTGAAAAAGGAAAAGTTGTCTGTAGATTGTATCATAAAAAAGGAGAAGATCCTAATTTAGAAATTTGGTCTGTGGCAGAAAAAAAAGATCTTTTTGAAGAAACCTATGGCGTATTCTTAGATTTTCAAACTTTTACATTATGA
- a CDS encoding rod shape-determining protein: MIFDNLYGLFSNDMGIDLGTANTLVHVKGQGIVLSEPSVVAVQASTGRVLAVGQEAKRMLGRTPGDIVAIRPMKDGVIADFETVEKMIRYFIAKVHNRTTFVKPRIVIGVPSGITEVERRAVRESAEQAGAREIFLIEEALAAAIGANIPIHEPAGNMIVDIGGGTTEIAVISLGGMVIAESIRTGGDEFDEAIVKYLRNQYNLVVGERTAEDIKLTIGNAFADKRVDTMEVKGRDAISGLPRTLELDSNEIRKALKEPTDEILDGIKSVLERTPPELAADIVERGIVLTGGGCLLRGLEHYLTKETGVPVFRAENPLTCVVLGTGRYLDELKYIKPGIR; this comes from the coding sequence ATGATATTTGATAACCTCTATGGACTTTTCTCGAACGATATGGGAATCGATTTGGGAACCGCGAACACCCTCGTGCATGTGAAAGGACAAGGGATCGTCCTATCAGAACCGTCGGTCGTGGCAGTCCAGGCCTCTACTGGCCGAGTCCTTGCCGTTGGCCAAGAAGCCAAACGAATGCTAGGAAGAACTCCTGGGGACATCGTAGCCATCCGCCCCATGAAAGACGGAGTCATCGCCGACTTCGAAACTGTAGAAAAGATGATTCGTTACTTCATCGCTAAAGTTCACAACCGCACTACTTTTGTAAAACCACGCATCGTTATCGGAGTTCCTTCCGGAATTACCGAAGTAGAAAGACGTGCCGTCCGGGAGTCCGCTGAACAAGCGGGTGCTCGCGAAATCTTCCTCATCGAAGAAGCTCTTGCCGCAGCCATTGGCGCGAACATCCCCATCCATGAACCAGCAGGGAACATGATCGTTGATATCGGTGGGGGAACCACAGAAATCGCGGTGATCTCTCTTGGAGGTATGGTGATCGCCGAGTCCATCCGCACAGGTGGGGACGAATTTGATGAAGCCATCGTAAAATACCTTCGTAACCAATACAACCTAGTCGTCGGAGAAAGAACTGCCGAGGACATCAAACTTACCATCGGAAATGCCTTTGCTGACAAACGTGTCGACACCATGGAAGTGAAAGGCCGTGATGCCATCTCTGGTCTTCCGCGCACCCTGGAACTTGACTCGAACGAAATCCGTAAAGCTCTCAAAGAACCAACAGACGAAATCCTAGACGGAATCAAATCCGTACTCGAGCGCACTCCTCCAGAACTGGCAGCTGACATCGTGGAACGAGGAATCGTTCTCACAGGTGGTGGTTGCCTCCTTCGTGGTCTCGAACACTACCTCACCAAAGAAACCGGAGTTCCGGTATTCCGTGCCGAAAACCCACTGACTTGTGTGGTACTCGGAACGGGACGTTACTTGGATGAATTGAAATACATCAAACCAGGAATCCGATAA